From Candidatus Eisenbacteria bacterium:
GTCCACTACGGCGCGCACATCGACGGCTACCGCCTGGCGTGGTTCAAGGCGCCGCTCTCGTCGCGGTGGAAGCTCGTCAAGGAGTACGGCGTCCTGTGGTATCTCCCGAAGCCCGAGCGGGCGCGGCTGTGGCGCCTCGAGCAGCCGGCGACGACGCGCCCCGCGCAGCTCGATCCGCCGGAGGACTACTCGTCGCTCGCGGACATGGACGATCCCGCGGCGCTCTTCAAGGCCGGCATGAAGCGCTACGACGCGAACGACTACGACGGCGCGCGCCTCTACTTCCGCAAGATCCTCGACCGCTTCCCGACCGCGGGCTCCGATGCCGCGTTCTTCTACGCCGCCTCGTTCTACCGTCAGGTCAACTGGCAGCGCGCGCGCCGCGCGTTCAAGCACCTGGTCCGCACCGACCCTCACAGCACGTGGGTACCGGCCGCCTACTGGCACATCTTCGCCTGCGAGAGGAACCTGGGCCACATGGCCCGGGCGCGCGCCGGGTTCCGGATGATCATCCGGCGCTTCGCCGCCGATCCAGCGGCCGTCGGCATGGCGAAGCAGGACCTCATGCAGCTCCGCCGCCGGCGCGGCGGGATCCTCGTCGACTGGTGGAACGGGCCGTGAGCGGCTAGCGCCAGCCGCGATCGACGACCAGGCGCTCGACCCGGGCGCGGATGTCGTCGCGGATCGCGCGCACGCGCTCGAGGCTCTCGCCGTGTGGATCGGGCAGCGCCCAGTCGTCGCGCTCGAGCCCCGGCACGAACGGGCACTCTTCTCCGCACCCCATCGTCACGAGGAGCGTCGCCTGCGACGCCAACTCGGGTGTGAGAAGGCATGGGCGAACGCCGCTCAGGTCGACGCCGACCTCGCGCATGACGTCGACGACCTGCGAATGGACGTGGTCGGCCGGCCTGGTCCCCGCCGACATGGCGCGCGCTCGACTCGCGTCGGCGAGCAGGTTGAAGAAGGCGCCCGCCATCTGCGATCGGCCCGCGTTCTGGACGCAGGCGAACAGTACGGTCTTCATCGCGTATGCTCCTTCGATGCGTCGCCCGCGAGGAGCCATCCGAACACCGCCGTCGCGGCGACGGCTCCCGTGATCTGCGCCGCGATGAAGCCCGGCACGTCGACCGGGCGAATCCCCGCGAACGTGTCCGTGAGCGATCGAGCCAGCGTCACCGCGGGGTTCGCGAACGACGTCGAGGCCGTGAACCAGTAGGCGGCACTGATGTAAGCACCCACCGCGAGGGCCACCGCGGTCGGCCCTACCCGTGAGCACCCCAGAATCACGCCGAGCAGCCCGAACGTGGCGACGAATTCGCTCAACACCTGCGCCCCGCCGCTTCGTGCATGCCGCGACAGCGCGAAGACGGGCTCGCTGAACATCAGGTTCGCCGTACCGGTACCGACGACGGCGCCGAGCACCTGTGTCACCGCGTAGCTCGCCGCCTGCGGCCACGAGTGACGCCCGCGCAGGGCATCCGCAAGCGAGACGACGGGGTTCATGTGTGCCCCGGAGATCGGCCCGAAGGCGAGAATGAGCGCGACGAGGGCGGCGCCGGTCGCGATCGAGTTCGCGAGCAGCGCGAGCCCGACCGATCCGCCTGCGAGACGCTCGCCCATGATGCCCGACCCGACGACGGTCGCGAGCAGGAGCGCCGTGGCGATCCCCTCCCCGACCAGACGGCGCGCGAGCGTCATGATCGGTCCGCGCGGTAGCGGCGCGCCGCCAGCGGCTCCGCGCGCAGCCACGCGACCATCTGCCGGAACCCCCGCTCGAAGCCGAAGCGCGGCTTCCAGCCGAGCGCGCGACGGATCGCATGCGCGTCGGCGACCCATGCCGAGGTGTCCCACTGCCGGTTCGGCATCGTGCCCCACACCGGCTTCTGCGGGATCGCGAGCACGCGGCGCGCGACGTCGACCGCCTGGCGAATCGTCGTCTGCTTCCCGGTGCCGACGTTCCAGACCGGGCCCGGCTCGGGGTGCGGCCGCGCCGCGGCGAGCACGAAGGCCTCGTTCACGTCGTCGGCGTAGACGTAGTCGCGCGCGACCCTGGGATCGACGAGCGGCGGGAGCGTGCCCGCGAGCCCGCGCACGATGAGCGTCGGCATGAGACGACCCGGCTCCTCCCACGGCCCGTACACCGAGTAGAGCCGCAGGGTCGCGATCTTCACGCGCTCCTTCTGCGCCGTCAGCCGACAGAAGTGGGTCGCCGCCGCCTTGGTGACCGCGTAGTGGCTATTCGGCTCCAGCCAGTCGCGCTCCGACGGCGCCTTCTTCTTGAAGCCGTACTCCGACGACGATCCGGCGGCGACCAACGCCTCGAAGCCGGTGCGGAGGCACGCGCGCACGAGGTGCATCGTGCCCGTGACGTTGGTCGCCACCATGCGATCGAGGTCGGTCTCCCACGAGTAGGCGCCGTGGGCCGCGAGGTGAAACACCCACTCGGGCTTCACGCGGCGCACGACCCGATCGACCGACGCGCGATCGTCGAGCGATCCGCGGTGGAGCTGCACGCGATCGCGCAGCCCCTCGAGCCGCCAGCGCGCGTGCTCCGGGCGCACGAGCAGATGCACCGCGTGCCCGTCGTCCGCCAGCCGCCGGGCGAGGTTCGCGCCGACGAAGCCGGTGCCTCCCGTCAGAAGAACGCGACGGCGCACGTCACTTCCCGGACAGGAACCCCTTGTAGTCGAACGTCTCGAGGTACTGCCACGTGCGCTGGCGGATCTCGTCGCGCTCGGCCGCCGAGAGCGTCTCGGCCTCCTCCCGGTTCGCCTCGGGCGTCGGCGTGCGGATCGTGCCCCACGGGTAGACCGTGCCGAGGGGGTTGCCGTTCCACGACGGCTGCTTCAGCGAATCCGCTGGGCCGATGCCGAGCTTCGCGAGCACCGGCGTGAGCGTGCCCACCGAGTCGCGCATCACGTCCTCGGCGCGCACGATGTGGAGGCGATCGGGAAAGCGCTCGCGATAGAGCAGCGCGTGGTACTGGTTGAGGGTCCAGCCGAGCATGTAGGTCGCGAGCTGCAGCGGCACGGGACGGCGCTTCGTGTCGGCGAAGGCCGACCACGGGTTGCGCACGACGTGCAGCACGTGGCCGTTCGGCATGTCGGTCAGGATCTGCGCGGCGTCGACGACGATGATCGGGCTGTAGCCGACGTGGACCTTCTCGCGGCCGCTGCGCTTGTAGTCCTTCCACACGTCGAAGGTGGCGCGGAAGAAGGCCGCCATGTTGTTCGCGCGCGAGCGGCCCGTGCCGTTCACGATCTCGACGTAGCGGGCCTTGCGCGCGTCGTCCGACATGTCGAACGGCCAGTCGCGGAACTTGCTCACGTGCGGCGTGCGCGAGCGGACCTTGCCTTCCTCGTCGATGATGAGGTGGTAGTCGCCGGCCGGCGTGCCGTCGAGCGGGAACGCGGGCCAGCGGTACTTCACCGGGAACATCGAGGTGAGGTGATCCTGCACGAGGCGCGTGCCGACCTGTGACTCGAAGGGGTAGACGAACAGCTCGGGGTGCCCGTCCAGGAAGCGGTGGGTGGTGTTCCCGCCGTTCTCGTACATGGCGCCGATCATCAACAGGCGAAAATCCTGACTCATGACGATGGGTCTCCTACTCCGTGACGAAGCCGTAGAACAGTCCCTGCTCCCGCGCGGGCTCGCGGCGGCCCGCGACGATCGGGAGGCCGCTCGTCCAGGTCGCGGGCACGGGCTCGACGGCGAACACCTGGTTGCCGAGCGGCCAGACGAGGCTGCCGAGCACCCTCCCCGAGCGTGCGTCGATCGCGTGGACGCCGCAGATGCACCGGTCCGGGTCGAGACCCGGCGCATACTGCCGGAAGCGCGTCAGCACGCGCGACGTGCCGACCCACGCGACGCCTCCGGAGAAGCCGAGCCCGCGCGTCCATCCGCCGGGGCGCGCGATCGCCTCGAAGCGTCCATCGCGGCACGTCCCGACTTCGCCGTAGCCGCTGTCGTCGACCCAGAGCGCGCCGCGGCGCAGGCGCGCCGAGTGCGGCCGCGTGAGGCCGCGCACGACCGGCTCGCGCGTCGCGCCCGAGAAGACGACGCCGCGCCGGTCGACGGGAAAGTCCAGGTGCCCGGGGCGCAGGCGCCCGATCGCATCGGTCGAGGCCGAGAAGTACGACCCGCGCACCGTCCTGCCGGCGGCGATCGAGTTCAGCTGCAGGTAGTTGCGGTCGAGGCGCGGCCTGCCGCGACGCTCCACGCAGCGCGGCCACCACACGGGCGTCGCCGTGCCGTCGTCGTCGATGCGGACGACGGCGTTGCGTCCGACGGCGTTGCCGTGCAGGCGCCCGCCGACGAGCGCCAGGTCGTGCAGGTAGGTTCCTCCCGGCAGCACGCGCGTCCGCACCGGTACCAGCGGCCGTCCCGCGAGCCGCTCCGCGCGGGCGCCCACCACCGGCGGCGCGGCCACGGCCGGCACGAGATCGTGCACCTGGTTCGGGTTGCGCGTGCTCGCGACGTGGACGACGCCGCGCCTGCGATCGACCGCGATGCCGGACGGATGGGGTAGCGGCAGATACGACACGACCGGTCCCCGACGGCCCGCGTGCAGCGCGACCAGCAGGTGCTCGTACTCGCGCGTCACGAGGAGCGTCGTGCCGGTCGCCGCGAGCGTCTCCCAGAAGCGCCCGCGCGTCCGGTGCCGCAGCAGGCGCTCGTCGATGCCGTCGGCGCCGACCCACGAGGCGGCCACGGCGCGCGGGTCGCGCCAGGCACCGTCGGCGTGCGCGTGCAGGCGCTCGCGGATGCTCATCGGCTCGCGCGCCGCATGGCCCACGCCCCCCAGTACATGCGCACCGCCGATCGGAGGTTCGTCGTCGACTGGCCGCCGAAGCGCCGGGTCGAGAAGATCGGCACCTCCAGCATCGGGTATTCCGCCTCCCGGCACGCGCGCACGAACTCGGCGTCGATGAGATCGTCGTCGTGCGTGAGCTGCAGGAGCCGCTCGCACGTGCGCGGGAACACCTTCGGAGTCCCGTTCACGTCCCAGCACGAGAGATCGAAGAGCGCGCGGCACTCGAGGTTGTAGAGCAGCGAGCCCAGGCGCCGCGTCCAGTGGTCGCGGATCTTGCGATTCGCCTTCACGACCGTCCCGGCGTGCGTCGCCGCGTAGAGGATCGTGAGGGTCAGCTCGGGGGGCGCCGTGCGTGCGGAGTTCGTGTAGCAGAGCAGATCGCCCTTCGCCTTCGCGAGCCCGTAGCGCACGGCGCGGCCCCATCCGCCCTTCGCCAGCGGCTCGCTGCGCACGGACGGGATCTCGGCGGCGAGCGCGGCGCACGCCGCGAGGTCGGCAGCGCGGCCGCCGTTCGGCACGAGCACGATC
This genomic window contains:
- a CDS encoding tetratricopeptide repeat protein; translated protein: AVKIVASVARSWPASLHFDRGDRLLVVFYGSFFLLLEFFPNGFQLDAYYSVPRIFRYLAPISFPIALHAAKLLLDLARVPIGAVRPATASLAVGLTFLVVNLLQSAEATSPGRNYRENLQAVLHDVRMAKPPMLLAEAIIASYFRDLYFDPDEQATEVVILNTEHSAAEYEEWLRAREPTLPDGTMLITGLANFVHYGAHIDGYRLAWFKAPLSSRWKLVKEYGVLWYLPKPERARLWRLEQPATTRPAQLDPPEDYSSLADMDDPAALFKAGMKRYDANDYDGARLYFRKILDRFPTAGSDAAFFYAASFYRQVNWQRARRAFKHLVRTDPHSTWVPAAYWHIFACERNLGHMARARAGFRMIIRRFAADPAAVGMAKQDLMQLRRRRGGILVDWWNGP
- a CDS encoding arsenate reductase ArsC codes for the protein MKTVLFACVQNAGRSQMAGAFFNLLADASRARAMSAGTRPADHVHSQVVDVMREVGVDLSGVRPCLLTPELASQATLLVTMGCGEECPFVPGLERDDWALPDPHGESLERVRAIRDDIRARVERLVVDRGWR
- a CDS encoding MIP/aquaporin family protein, with protein sequence MTLARRLVGEGIATALLLATVVGSGIMGERLAGGSVGLALLANSIATGAALVALILAFGPISGAHMNPVVSLADALRGRHSWPQAASYAVTQVLGAVVGTGTANLMFSEPVFALSRHARSGGAQVLSEFVATFGLLGVILGCSRVGPTAVALAVGAYISAAYWFTASTSFANPAVTLARSLTDTFAGIRPVDVPGFIAAQITGAVAATAVFGWLLAGDASKEHTR
- a CDS encoding SDR family NAD(P)-dependent oxidoreductase, giving the protein MRRRVLLTGGTGFVGANLARRLADDGHAVHLLVRPEHARWRLEGLRDRVQLHRGSLDDRASVDRVVRRVKPEWVFHLAAHGAYSWETDLDRMVATNVTGTMHLVRACLRTGFEALVAAGSSSEYGFKKKAPSERDWLEPNSHYAVTKAAATHFCRLTAQKERVKIATLRLYSVYGPWEEPGRLMPTLIVRGLAGTLPPLVDPRVARDYVYADDVNEAFVLAAARPHPEPGPVWNVGTGKQTTIRQAVDVARRVLAIPQKPVWGTMPNRQWDTSAWVADAHAIRRALGWKPRFGFERGFRQMVAWLRAEPLAARRYRADRS
- a CDS encoding sulfotransferase; protein product: MSQDFRLLMIGAMYENGGNTTHRFLDGHPELFVYPFESQVGTRLVQDHLTSMFPVKYRWPAFPLDGTPAGDYHLIIDEEGKVRSRTPHVSKFRDWPFDMSDDARKARYVEIVNGTGRSRANNMAAFFRATFDVWKDYKRSGREKVHVGYSPIIVVDAAQILTDMPNGHVLHVVRNPWSAFADTKRRPVPLQLATYMLGWTLNQYHALLYRERFPDRLHIVRAEDVMRDSVGTLTPVLAKLGIGPADSLKQPSWNGNPLGTVYPWGTIRTPTPEANREEAETLSAAERDEIRQRTWQYLETFDYKGFLSGK
- a CDS encoding DUF4915 domain-containing protein, which gives rise to MSIRERLHAHADGAWRDPRAVAASWVGADGIDERLLRHRTRGRFWETLAATGTTLLVTREYEHLLVALHAGRRGPVVSYLPLPHPSGIAVDRRRGVVHVASTRNPNQVHDLVPAVAAPPVVGARAERLAGRPLVPVRTRVLPGGTYLHDLALVGGRLHGNAVGRNAVVRIDDDGTATPVWWPRCVERRGRPRLDRNYLQLNSIAAGRTVRGSYFSASTDAIGRLRPGHLDFPVDRRGVVFSGATREPVVRGLTRPHSARLRRGALWVDDSGYGEVGTCRDGRFEAIARPGGWTRGLGFSGGVAWVGTSRVLTRFRQYAPGLDPDRCICGVHAIDARSGRVLGSLVWPLGNQVFAVEPVPATWTSGLPIVAGRREPAREQGLFYGFVTE
- a CDS encoding glycosyltransferase, with product MTDTFVSVVLPVYKQEDHIAEVVREAAAALGKMPLRHEIVLVPNGGRAADLAACAALAAEIPSVRSEPLAKGGWGRAVRYGLAKAKGDLLCYTNSARTAPPELTLTILYAATHAGTVVKANRKIRDHWTRRLGSLLYNLECRALFDLSCWDVNGTPKVFPRTCERLLQLTHDDDLIDAEFVRACREAEYPMLEVPIFSTRRFGGQSTTNLRSAVRMYWGAWAMRRASR